The window TTTGAATGTTCTACGTATAGTTTGTTTTTGAAACGGAACATTTACTTAAACACTTGATAAACAAGTTATACAACATTAGTAGGCATGTTGTGATTGTGATGATCAAACTTAAGAAACGAAAATCCCACCATCAGATCTGACCATCATGATAAAATACATGTATGGGAAAAAATTCAATTTGATCCGACAAGGTTAAGGGCTCGATCCGGACGGTCAATCCCGTAAGTCAAACCCCTAAACGCACGGAAAAGGTCATTGGACCGTCTAAATTACGTATTTTGGCCGGACTTTCAACTGAAAATAGTTTCAAATCGATGACACACAACAAGTCGTATATTAGGGTATTCGTCGGGTAAGGTTTAGGGTTTAGGGTTTAGCCGACGAAATATTAGGGTATTCATTAGCTCACTACGTCATTTTTGGCTTCAGACGACTGGGTTCAGACGACAGAAGACGTTAATTCTGTAGTCTCGAATATTGTAACGACAGACATTTAAAAGAGTGTCGTCTGAAAATAGTAACTTAATACTAGTTAAAATTAATGTGTTTTTGAGACGACATACGTTTGTCGTCTTAAAAACAAAGAAAAATAACCCTAATGTTACCCATTTAAGACGACAGAAAACTGTCGTGTGTTAAAGAAGCTTAAATTGTCTCAGACCGTAATTTTTTTGGCATAATTGAAGGAGGTTTTTTTGACACTTAAAACCAACTCTCTTTCTCTCAACTCCCCCGATACTTCTCCCAACTCATTTCTCTCAACAGCTCTCACTCGTTCCTCAGCTCTCAGCTCTCACTCATTCCTCAGCTCTCTTTCTATAATTACTTTCTCCGCCTGATTCTCACTTCCTCTGTCATTCCCCAACCTCGTTCCGCATCCTTCGAGATGAACAATCAATTTGTCGCCATCCATCCACCACCATAGATCTGCTTAATTAGNNNNNNNNNNNNNNNNNNNNNNNNNNNNNNNNNNNNNNNNNNNNNNNNNNNNNNNNNNNNNNNNNNNNNNNNNNNNNNNNNNNNNNNNNNNNNNNNNNNNNNNNNNNNNNNNNNNNNNNNNNNNNNNNNNNNNNNNNNNNNNNNNNNNNNNNNNNNNNNNNNNNNNNNNNNNNNNNNNNNNNNNNNNNNNNNNNNNNNNNNNNNNNNNNNNNNNNNNNNNNNNNNNNNNNNNNNNNNNNNNNNNNNNNNNNNNNNNNNNNNNNNNNNNNNNNNNNNNNNNNNNNNNNNNNNNNNNNNNNNNNNNNNNNNNNNNNNNNNNNNNNNNNNNNNNNNNNNNNNNNNNNNNNNNNNNNNNNNNNNNNNNNNNNNNNNNNNNNNNNNNNNNNNNNNNNNNNNNNNNNNNNNNNNNNNNNNNNNNNNNNNNNNNNNNNNNNNNNNNNNNNNNNNNNNNNNNNNNNNNNNNNNNNNNNNNNNNNNNNNNNNNNNNNNNNNNNNNNNNNNNNNNNNNNNNNNNNNNNNNNNNNNNNNNNNNNNNNNNNNNNNNNNNNNNNNNNNNNNNNNNNNNNNNNNNNNNNNNNNNNNNNNNNNNNNNNNNNNNNNNNNNNNNNNNNNNNNNNNNNNNNNNNNNNNNNNNNNNNNNNNNNNNNNNNNNNNNNNNNNNNNNNNNNNNNNNNNNNNNNNNNNNNNNNNNNNNNNNNNNNNNNNNNNNNNNNNNNNNNNNNNNNNNNNNNNNNNNNNNNNNNNNNNNNNNNNNNNNNNNNNNNNNNNNNNNNNNNNNNNNNNNNNNNNNNNNNNNNNNNNNNNNNNNNNNNNNNNNNNNNNNNNNNNNNNNNNNNNNNNNNNNNNNNNNNNNNNNNNNNNNNNNNNNNNNNNNNNNNNNNNNNNNNNNNNNNNNNNNNNNNNNNNNNNNNNNNNNNNNNNNNNNNNNNNNNNNNNNNNNNNNNNNNNNNNNNNNNNNNNNNNNNNNNNNNNNNNNNNNNNNNNNNNNNNNNNNNNNNNNNNNNNNNNNNNNNNNNNNNNNNNNNNNNNNNNNNNNNNNNNNNNNNCCAATCCCCAAGGTTTCGAAGGATGTTCCAATCGACATTTTCTGCTAAGCAACTGACTTGGCATGCGAAGGGCAGAAAGAAGGACGGAATGATGAGACATCCAGCGGATTCTCCAATGTGGAAAATGATAGACACTAAATGGCCAGATTTTGGTATAGAACCTAGGAACCTTAGACTTGCATTGTCCTCAGATGGGTTTAACCCATTCGGTGCAGCAAACAGCAAGTACTCTTGTTGGCCGGTGATTTTGGTCACCTATAACCTTCCTCCATGGTTATGCATGAAGAGGAAGTGCATGATGTTAACTTTGTTAATTTCAGGACCTAAGCAGCTTGGAAATGACATTGATGTCTATCTGCAGCCTTTAGTCGATGATTTGAAAGTCTTGTGGGATGGGGTTGAGCGAGTGTACGATGTTGTAAGAGGAGAGTACTTTAAGCTGAAAGCAGTATTGTTTTGGACGATAAACGATTTCCCTACATATGGGAACTTATCGGGGAGCATTGTGAAAGGATACAATGCGTGTCCAATCTGTGTTGATCAAACCAAACCGTACCGGTTGAAGAAATCGAATAAAATGGGTTTTTTGAGGAATCGAAGATGGCTGCCACGATATCATCCTTACCGAAAGCAAGCTTCTGCTTTCGATAACACTATAGAAAATGATGATGCTCCAGCACCATTAACTGGAGAAGAAACATTTGCAAGAGTTCAAGGGCTGCCTAAAGCAAGTGGCAAGAAAAACTCACCTGCCCCTTATAAGGGCCCTCCAGAAAATAGACCATGCTGGAAGAAAAAGTCTGTTTTTTTTGAACTTGAGTACTGGAAGTTTCTTCCAGTAAGACATAATCTTGATGTCATGCACATTGAGAAGAATTGTTGTGATGCTATTCTTGGCACGTTGTTGAACATTCCAGGGAAGACTAAGGATGGCATTGAAGCTAGATTATATATGGTTGAAATGGGGATTCGCACTGATTTGAAGCCTACAATTGATGCAAAAAGGGATAAGTTGCCTTTAGCTAGCTGGAACTTGCTTCTAGATGAGAGAAAGATCGTATGCGATTCATTTAGCAATATGAAGGGTCCTGCCCGGTTTTCATCTAATATACGGAGTCTAGTGTCAATGGAGGATTTAAGACTTTCTAATCTTAAATCACATGATTGCCATATTATAATGCAACTTCTTCTCCCTGTTGCATTACGTTCTGTTTTGCAAAAACCTGTTAGATATGCAATTATTCGTTTTTGTCTATTCTTCAAAGCGATTTGCAGTAAAGTAATTGATGTCTCCAAACTTCAACAAATGCAAGCAGACTTGGTCGATACAGTTTGCTTGCTTGAGAAGTTTTTTCCACCATCATTCTTTGACCTAATGATTCACCTAACAATCCATCTTGTTAGAGAAGTCGAGTTATGTGGTCCGGTTTTTTTTAGATGGATGTACCCCTTTGAGAGGTACATGAAAGTGTTCAAAGGGATGGTGAGAAATCGAACATATCCTGAGGCACTACAGGAGAAAACCCCTTTAGTGACAAAAGTTTAGGTGACCCGACTCATTTACGTCACTAATACCTATTATGAGTGACAAAAAAATTAAGTTTGTCGCTAAAAAATTGTCATCGTAAATTAGAATTTGCGAGACAAAATAATAAATAAAGACGACAAAATTTTTTTGTCGCAGTCTTTTATCAGTGTTAAAATTATTATTTTGTCCCCAATTCTTTCTCAAATCTATTTTATTTTTTGTGTTCTGGTTATTTTGTTCATCGCCGTCCGAAAGGGATTAGGTCTTCTTCGTCTTCGTCTGCTCTTCGTCTCCTCTTCATCTCCGCGGCCTCGTCTTCATTCCCTTGCAAGGGATTAGCTCACGATCAACTCCATTCAAGTAAGCGATCAACTTTGTTCACTCTGCAAATCTCCTCCAAAATTGAGCAGAAACAGCAGCAGAAAAATAAGAAACGCAAGCAGGTTTTCCCCTACGGCAACTACAGAGCCTACTACGGCTATCGTGTAATCCACTAATCCCCCAACTCCACCGTTTTGTTTTTTTTTTATTTTTAAATTTAATCTCAATTATAGTGTTTTTACTGCTCTGAGAGCTCATGCGAATCGGTGAGAGCTGGAAATTCTGATATCTGTTTGGCCAATTTGTTATATTGTGGCTGATTTAGCTAGATATTCATTCAAGTGTGCTTATTGTTTGGTTGAATTAGGGATTATGTACGTCTAATTTGACACTAGGGCCGTCGGATTTGGATATTGTTGGGGTATGTAATCAGTAATCTTAATTGCTATTGTTTGGTGTTTCAGCTTGGTCAAGGTATGTACGGAGGAAAGTTTTAAATGGTTGAGCTGTTGTTAATGTCTAAAGAATATAGTCCAACATGTGTTTTGCCTTGGGAAAGTTTCTCTCCTGTTGTGCCAGTAACTTTTGTTGTTACAAACATATCTGTTGACTATGGTGTAGCGGGTTATGATTGATTATTTATTAGCCTTTGAATAGTTGAGGTTTTGGTAATTTTCCACTCTTTTATAGTTCTAAAACTTCAGTCCGTTTACTGCATTGCTCATTCATTGGTACTTTGGGTCCCTTTGTTTGTTCCTTTTAAGGTCATGGTTCTGTGCTGAAGTATTTTTTGCTGGTGTTGGTGGTGATCTCTCACTCATATTAAGTAATTTCTAAAATATTACTTACTATGTGAATTTGGATTGTAGTTCTGTTTAAAACTGGTATTGTTTTATGTCTCATTGTCTATGTATTACAACGGTTTTCTTCTTCACTTGTATAGTTCCTTAAGTGAGCTTGTGATAACTCACATCCAAAGCAGTGATGTTGTTTATTTTGATTGTTGTCCGTGTGCAGCTTAATTTGGTATGACTTGATTATTTAGTGTTATTGTTCTGTTTTAGTTTTATCAATTTGATTAAAATGTTTTAGTTTTAAATATATATATATGTGTGTGTGTGTGTGTGTGTGTGTGTGTGTGGAAGGGGGGAGGGGGGGGGGGGGNNNNNNNNNNNNNNNNNNNNGTGTGTGTGTGTGNGNGTGNGNGNGGAGGAGGGGGGGGGGTGATGGAAGAGAAAGGGAAGAACAGACGAGAGAAAAGAAAAAAGAAAAGATAGCAGAGAGAAAAGAAAGGGAAGGCGATACCAAAGAAGGGAGAAGGAGAGAGCAGACTAAGAGAGACTTAGAGAGTCGGAAACTCCTTTATTTGTCTGCTCTTATTTGAGAAAAATGTAGGCTGATCTCTATACACAGAATAGCGTAGGTTTTTGGTTTGGGACTATGAGTTATTTGATTTAGATTTTTGGGAGATTGAGTAAGTTTCTAGTATCATTTCTTACTACCACTTGGATGTTTCGAGAGCATGGCTAAAATATGGGCGTGGGTTTAGATATGGGTGCCATGTTATTGCTTTCTTATTTTTTTCACAGTTTCTATTGTAAAATCTGTGTTGCAGTACAATTAAAGGGTGAATGAACAATTGCTTCATGAGTTATGTGGTGGTGCAATGAAAATCATGTTTCGTGAATGGAGTTGATACTTACAGTAGTTATGACCTGACAATGATCATACTTGTGATCTGACAATGATCAGTTTTATGAATATCTGGGCTTTTGTTTGATTTCTTTTCAGGTTTTGCTGAGCTCACTTCATTCCAGAAATTGCTTTACTAATACACATAAAGTGTCCAGGTGTGCTCTAAATTTCCACGTAGTCTTTTCTATCTTCCTATCTTTTCAATGTTCATAGTTATGGAAACTAGGACCAGACTTATGACATGATGGTAATGGGCATGATATAACAGAAGAACAAAGAGTATTATATGATTAAGGATATATGAATTGTTAATATTACTGCAGACTTAGTTGAATAAGGATTATTTTGCTAATTTTCATCAAGAGACAATAACATACAGCATTGTTATGATTCTTTACAGCTATTTATAGTTGATATGATTGCCTTAGGTTGTTTATTGTCTAGCTAAAGGTTGTCCAATGTTTGCTTAACAGGATATCATGGATAGAAAATGGATTCGTGATAGACGTCGCAGGTACAAACAAGAATATATAGATGGGGTTGAATCATTCCTTCAAGTTGCAGAAAAACATTTGAATCGTAATAACAAGACACCCTGCCCGTGCATTAACTGTCAGAATAAAAAAGACCAGACCATATATACCTGTTATCCGGATGCATTTAGCTGCTGTTGGTATGTTAGAGACTTATGAAATATGGCATAGACATGGTGAAAAAGTTGGAGCTCCACCTCCTCCTATTGTTCAAGATGAACCTGAACCCGATGATTTCGTTCATAATATGTTGAATGATATATTCCCAATTTTTGAACAGGCTGAGGATGATGATATGAGCATGGGGGATGATACCAGTGAGATGGGAGATGCTATGGAAAATCAGGGTGCGAATGTACATAGGCTACAAGCTGATACATATGAGGGTTTGCTTGCTGAAGCAAATCGGGAGTTTTTCCCTGGTTGTGATCAACATAGTGCTTTGACAGCGATGATCAAACTGATGCATTGCAAAGTCGACAATCATTGGTCAAATAAGTCTTTTACTACATTGATGGAGACATTGTATGCGTTTTGTCCTAAGCCTAACAACATTCCCAAGTCATTCGATGAAGCTAAAAAGATGCTGAAAAAATTGGGTCTGGGGTATGAAAAGATCGATGTGTGTCAGAATGACTGTGTTCTATTTTACAAGGGCAATGCAACGAAAGTGAAATGTCCAGAGTGTGGTGCGGATAGATATAAACCTAGTCCTAGTTCTGAAGATGGTAAGAAGGGAAAGAATATTCCACATAAAGTCTTGCGTTATTTTCCACTGAAGCCGAGATTGGAGAGACTGTTTATGTCAAGGCATATTGCTACTGAAATGAGGTGGCATAAAAGGAAACGTGCTGATCAGAACGGTGTCATGAGGCATCCAGCTGACTCTATTGCATGGAAGGAATTTGACAAAATGTACCCTGATTTTGCAATGGACCCACGGAATGTTCGACTAGGGCTTGCAACTGATGGGTTTACTCCTTTTGGGAACTTAAATCCTCCTTACAGTATGTGGCCTGTCATGGTGTTCCCTTACAACTTGCCTCCTTGGATGTGTATGAAGAAACCATACACATTTTTGACTTTATTAATACCTGGGCCAACTGCACCAGGTAAAGATCTTGATGTGTTTTTGCGGCCGTTGATTGATGAACTTAAGGAGTTGTGGGAAACTGGTGTTCGAACGTATGATAAGTCGACTGATTCTGTGTTTGATATGAAAGCTGCTGTATTATGGACAGTCAATGATTTTCCAGCTTATGGAAATCTATCTGGGTGGAGTACTAAGGGTTACTTGGCATGGCCAGTATGCAATGCGGATGCGTGCTCTTATAAACTAAGGAGGAAGATTGGTTATTTGGCCACTCGTCGCTGGTTGAGGAAAAATCATCCATGGCGAAAGCAAAAGGAACTGTTCAATAATGAAGAAGAGAAGAGGAGTGCTCCGAAACACTTGTCCGACGAAGATATTCTACGCCAAGTCAATACACTCAGGCCTTCTAAGCCTGGAAAACACAAAGATAATCCAGACTTGAAAAGGAAACGGATGGAGAGTGAATTAAATTGGACAAAGAAGAGTATCTTTTTTGAGTTGGAGTACTAGTCCAAGTTGAAAATTCGACATAACCTAGATGTAATGCACATTGAGAAGAATATATGTGACAATATTGTGGAGACATTGTTGTGCATGGACAAGTCCAATGACACGGTCAAGGCTCGGTTAGATCTGGAAGACATGGGTATACGTGAGGGGTTGCATCTTGAAAGACATGGAACACAGGTTAAAAAGCACCTTGACATTATTCTCTATCGCCACCTGAATGTAAATGTTTCTGTCATTTCATAAAGAATCAGAAATTTCCTGATGGGTTAGCATCCAATATATCAAGATGTGTTAAAGATGGGAAGATTTCTGGTCTGAAAACACATGATTGTCATGTGTTACTGCAACAACTTCTGCCAGTTGGGATTCGACCGTATTTGTCTAAGGAAGTTTGTGATGCCATCATTGGATTGTCAAGCTTTTTTGAACAAATTTGTGCAAAGACATTGAATGTTGAAGACTTGGATAGACTACAACAAGAGATTGTGGTGATTTTATGTAAGCTTGAGCAAATATTTCCACCGGCATTCTTCACAGTTATGGTGCATTTGGCTGTGCATTTACCACTCGAGGCAAAACTTGCTGGACCAGTAATGTATCGTTGGATGTACCCGATAGAGAGGTAGGATATATATATATATATATATATATATAAATATATATATACACATATACATGTATATTTATATATATAATATTTTTTTTAAATATGATTCTTGGGTTCATGCAATTTCACTTGTGAAGCTAAATAAAGATCAATTTTGTATTTTGTAGGAGGCTAGGAGACTTAAAATGTTATGTACGTAACAGAGCCCATCCCGAAGGTTCCATTGCAGAGGGATACATTGCAGAAGAGTCTTTGATGTTTTGTTCCTTATATCTTCATGATATTGAAACTGTGCATTCTCGACCTGAGAGGAACTATGATGCAGAAGAACCAGATGCACAACTCTCTGTTTTTGCACAAAACGTACGTGCTTGTGGTGGACGCAAAATGAGGAAGTGGTCTGAAGCTGAATTGGAGCCGGCTAAATGGTATATCTTGGACAATTGTGTGGAGGTCGAACCCTATAAAATGTAAGTGAGTTTGTGGTACGTGGTGTCTTTTACACAATTAAAACATGTTTTCGAATGTAACCTTTACATTCTAACTTTGCAGCAAGCATCGTGAAATTTTAGAAAGGGAAAGCCCTCTTAATTTAGATGAGAGACAAAGGAAATCATTCCCACAGTGGTTTAAGAATCATATTAAGGAATTATATTTTGAAGGATCAGATGACGTGACTAAAGAGTTATATGTACTATCACATGGTCCAGATGCAAGAGTTGCTACCTATACCATATGTACGTTGAACGGCGTTAAATGGCATGTTAAGCAGATTGAGAACAATAGAACTGTGCAAAATAGTGGGATTATGGTGCCGGGGTCGCACGGTCAACGCAAATCTGATTTTTATGGTCAGTTGGTGAGCGTTGTTGAAATCCGCTATGCACAAGGCTATTCTGTTTTCCTTTTTAAAGGTGACTGGTTTGATACAGACTCTAAGAAGAGAAACAGGATTGTTCGAGACTACCATCTCAAGTCAGTGAACACAAACACTTTGTGGTACAAAAATGATCCTTATGTCTTAGCTACGCAAGCGCAACAAGTTTTTTATTTTGATGATCCGAAGCTTGGTTCTGGATGGAAAGTTATTCAGAAAATTCGACATAGACATGTTTGGGATGTTCCTGAAAATGAAGATGATCATGACATGGAAACAAAGTATGTTGATGAGGAAGACCAAGTTGACGACTTTGTTGAGCTTATTGAAGATGAGAATGTGAATCCAGGTAGAGCACTACGTCGAGACAATGTAGAACCTGAAATCCATGTGCTTACTGACAAGGATTTAGAACAGAGTAGTTCTCATAATGTCGATTTCATCGATGATGATCCCGAAGATGAAGAAATGTTGTCCGCAGATGAGGAAAACGCTGAGAATAACGAGGATGATTATGATAGTGATCTAGATTAGTTTGATATTTGCATCCAAGGTTACTTTTTTTTTTTCTGTTATTAAACTATGCAATGTGTTGTTAAAATCAAATTTATGTGATAATGTTAGTATGTGCGTATATATTTGGGACTATTATTAATATTTGACATATTCTCTTCTGATGTGATTTTTTTGCCGTTAATAAAATTTCGCTCCAATAAAAAAATATCAAGGAACTGAAATTTGGAAGAATCGGCGTTAAAATGTGACTAGTATAGTCAAATATGATTATATATAGTAGAAATTCATCAATTTTTGATAATGTTTAGGTATCAATCGTCAAGCGGTTAATCCTTGTTACGTTAAGCTTTTCTAGGAGAGAATAACAAGACGACTTTTCTATTAAGGACTAAGTGACGACTTTTAAATGAATGGTTGGATGACATGCACATTTGAATTTGGATATATCAATCAAAATTTAAAACTCATCCAACCGTTCATTTGAAAGTCCTCACTTGATTCTCATTATAAGGTCCTAATGGGAACCTTTCATATGCTTCCCTATGAGAACATAAATCATCGGGAGATAAACATCTCTAACTTGTTACATGTTCTGATGTTCATATTGCTCACCTCTGAGTGTGTGAGTGCTAACGAGTCAAAAATATAAGTTATAACAACGGAGTAGCTAAGAGCGTTTCCGTATAAGTCTCTCTTTGTAGGAGAAAGGTCATGAGTTTGACTTACAACATACTATAGTCGTGTAATAAGGTTGATTTAGAATTGCTGACGTGGATCCAAACTAACATTACCGAAGAAAGGGAAATTATGTATCGTATTCATAATTCACCAAATTGATATACAGTTGAACTTACATTAATTGTATGAGTTTTAAATATATACCTTTCTAAACAAGCTATATATAGTGAACTATTGTTATGGTAAAAAATTCATTTATTTTTGGTAACGTGTGAGTTTCGATCCGCGTGGTTAAACTAGTCAACTATACATATCATCTGCCTCCCTAAGGGTAGCCGTGCGAAGCGGAGATAATTATTTTCAAATTTTTACACAGGTGGGCAAAGCGCATCACCGTGCAAGCACAATATTTTTAAAGGAATTTTACAAACACCCAAGCTATTTATTATAATTTACAGAAGATATTAAAATTTTAAACGAGATAGAGAATTGCTTTTTTTGTAAGAACATGATAAATAGTGTGGGTGTTAAATATAATTTTATTTTATTTATTTAATTTGTCTGAAAACCACTTTTTTATATAGATCCTTGTCTGAAAAACGCTTTTCAATTCTTTTCGAATTCACCAAAAGAAATTTCGTTTTGAAATTGACAGTTTTGCCTTAATTTTTTCAGCGGGAACTACTTGGCGGTATCCGGACCTCAAAGCATCAAGATAAGTCGGATGAGATATCTAAAAAGAATACATTAGTATTAGTAGTTTTATTTTACCTGAAACTCCACCTTCAACCAACCACTACCACTCCATCTCCCCTATCCCTAATCTTTTCTCTTCCCTTTTCTCCCAACTACCCAAGTAGCTAGTCTCTAAATAATCTTGAATCACCAAAGCCTAACCCCTTTTGTAATTTGATCCATCAGGTAAAGTTGTAGGTTGTGCTTCTTCTCTCTTTATATTTTGATTTGTTATTTCAATTGCACGATGGGTTCTTATACTGGTGTGGTTTGACCCTTGTTTTCTTAGGTTTCTTCCTCTCTTTCTTTTTGTTGTTCTATCATCAGTTAGAGAGATCCTAGCTCGTTACTGTTGGATTCTTTCCGAAAAGGTATGCTATTTTTCCTTCTCATTACAATTCTATGCTTTAAATTGATAAATTTGGGTGCTAGCTATTAAATTTTAACAGAATCTGGGTTAAGATTGATACTCAGGGATGGATTCAAGGGTGGTCGAGAGATAAACAATTATAAAAGATAAAGATAAAGGTACACAGAAAAAAAAAAAAAAAAAGGGAAGGGAAAGTAAAGGCTATGTGATTGTGTAACTGAAGAAATGTTTCTGCATAACTGTTGTAATTAGCTGAGTTCTAATGTTCAATTTGTTTTTGTTTTTGTCTTGATTTCTTTTCAGGTTTTGCTGAGCTCCCTTCAATCCAAAATTGGTTTAGTAATACACAAAGATGTCTGGGTATGCTCTAAATTTCCACGCAATCTATTCTACCTTCCTGTCTTTTTTTTTCATGGCTTACGGGGTCTAGGACCAGACTTGAAACATGACGGTACTGGACGTGATATAACAAAAAGAAGAGTATTATACGATTAGGGCTTAAATGTTTATGTGCAGGATGTTTAAAGCAACACTGAACAAGACCAAGGACAACAATACGCATATGTACCATCCACCAAACCGTCCTCTATCACGCCCTCATCCTCAACCATCTAGACAACCGTCATTATCAACTCCAAATAAGGAGAGCCAGTTTGTAGGTAAGTGTTCAGTTTGGAACTTGGTACAATGTGTCATCTAATTGTGCTTCATATCTGGCAGGTGGAGGAATATAAGCTCTCATAATAGTTAGGAAAGTAGTCTTGGCTCCGTCCCTTAACATCGTTATTGCTAATTACTGTACAGATTATAGATTATAGATACCTTTATCTCATATTGTAACAGTTTTTTTTTATTTTTATTTTTTTAAATATAGGTGGAGTTGCCCGTTCTGCGCCTAAGTTCATATCTCAGGGACATATAAAGAAAACTTATGGCAATATGCTAAGGTCAGGAAGTCATGCTGCATCCAATTCCACAAATAAGAGAACTCAAATTGAGATGGATGATGAGCAAATTAATCCAACTGGAAATTGTCGCGAGCCTGTGAAGAAAGGGTGTGGCATTTCAAAGGAGCCGAAAACTTCTGCTGTGATCAATCCAAAAAAGAAGAGAGTTGAAATCCAAATGGACTTTGAGCACTATACTCCAGATGGGAATTCTGACCCTCCTTTAGTTCCAGATCAACCTCTGAAGAAGACCCGTGGCATTACAATAGGATTGAAAGCGTCTAATATTGTCAGTGCGACCAAACAGAGAATTCCAATCAAGATGGACAAGGATTAAAAGCTCCCTGAGACCGTTCAAGTTAATGCTATGTTTGTTAATGAAATTGGGTCCTTCACACGCAAATTAGCTCCACTCAAGGTCAAATGGTGGAAGGACGTAACTAAGGAAGAGAAGAATGATATCAAACAAGCACTGACGGTGAGTTATAAAATGACTTTTTTTGTATAGTGTTCGTCTAATTTGCTAATTTATTTGTTTCTTTGATTGTAGACTAACTTTGACTTCGACTGGACTGACTTGGAGCTGAGGAGATTTGTTGAGAAGAAAATGGGAAAGGCATATGGATCTTGGAGAAACAAATTGCATGGGCATTTTAAAAAGTATGCTCATGATGTAGAATATGCTCGAGCACACCCGCTTGAAGAAAAACTTTTTGGTGAAAGATCACTAGATGAATGGGAGTGGCTATGTGACGAGGTGTTCATGGATGAATCCTATGTGGTATAGTGCCTCGTGTATCTTGATATTACTCAAAGTTATTTTATCA of the Fragaria vesca subsp. vesca linkage group LG6, FraVesHawaii_1.0, whole genome shotgun sequence genome contains:
- the LOC101300470 gene encoding uncharacterized protein LOC101300470, encoding MFQSTFSAKQLTWHAKGRKKDGMMRHPADSPMWKMIDTKWPDFGIEPRNLRLALSSDGFNPFGAANSKYSCWPVILVTYNLPPWLCMKRKCMMLTLLISGPKQLGNDIDVYLQPLVDDLKVLWDGVERVYDVVRGEYFKLKAVLFWTINDFPTYGNLSGSIVKGYNACPICVDQTKPYRLKKSNKMGFLRNRRWLPRYHPYRKQASAFDNTIENDDAPAPLTGEETFARVQGLPKASGKKNSPAPYKGPPENRPCWKKKSVFFELEYWKFLPVRHNLDVMHIEKNCCDAILGTLLNIPGKTKDGIEARLYMVEMGIRTDLKPTIDAKRDKLPLASWNLLLDERKIVCDSFSNMKGPARFSSNIRSLVSMEDLRLSNLKSHDCHIIMQLLLPVALRSVLQKPVRYAIIRFCLFFKAICSKVIDVSKLQQMQADLVDTVCLLEKFFPPSFFDLMIHLTIHLVREVELCGPVFFRWMYPFERYMKVFKGMVRNRTYPEALQEKTPLVTKV
- the LOC101300751 gene encoding uncharacterized protein LOC101300751, which gives rise to MHLAAVGMLETYEIWHRHGEKVGAPPPPIVQDEPEPDDFVHNMLNDIFPIFEQAEDDDMSMGDDTSEMGDAMENQGANVHRLQADTYEGLLAEANREFFPGCDQHSALTAMIKLMHCKVDNHWSNKSFTTLMETLYAFCPKPNNIPKSFDEAKKMLKKLGLGYEKIDVCQNDCVLFYKGNATKVKCPECGADRYKPSPSSEDGKKGKNIPHKVLRYFPLKPRLERLFMSRHIATEMRWHKRKRADQNGVMRHPADSIAWKEFDKMYPDFAMDPRNVRLGLATDGFTPFGNLNPPYSMWPVMVFPYNLPPWMCMKKPYTFLTLLIPGPTAPGKDLDVFLRPLIDELKELWETGVRTYDKSTDSVFDMKAAVLWTVNDFPAYGNLSGWSTKGYLAWPVCNADACSYKLRRKIGYLATRRWLRKNHPWRKQKELFNNEEEKRSAPKHLSDEDILRQVNTLRPSKPGKHKDNPDLKRKRMESELNWTKKSIFFELEY
- the LOC101301033 gene encoding uncharacterized protein LOC101301033, yielding MHIEKNICDNIVETLLCMDKSNDTVKARLDLEDMGIREGLHLERHGTQNQKFPDGLASNISRCVKDGKISGLKTHDCHVLLQQLLPVGIRPYLSKEVCDAIIGLSSFFEQICAKTLNVEDLDRLQQEIVVILCKLEQIFPPAFFTVMVHLAVHLPLEAKLAGPVMYRWMYPIERRLGDLKCYVRNRAHPEGSIAEGYIAEESLMFCSLYLHDIETVHSRPERNYDAEEPDAQLSVFAQNVRACGGRKMRKWSEAELEPAKCKHREILERESPLNLDERQRKSFPQWFKNHIKELYFEGSDDVTKELYVLSHGPDARVATYTICTLNGVKWHVKQIENNRTVQNSGIMVPGSHGQRKSDFYGQLVSVVEIRYAQGYSVFLFKGDWFDTDSKKRNRIVRDYHLKSVNTNTLWYKNDPYVLATQAQQVFYFDDPKLGSGWKVIQKIRHRHVWDVPENEDDHDMETKYVDEEDQVDDFVELIEDENVNPGRALRRDNVEPEIHVLTDKDLEQSSSHNVDFIDDDPEDEEMLSADEENAENNEDDYDSDLD